In Euphorbia lathyris chromosome 10, ddEupLath1.1, whole genome shotgun sequence, a single genomic region encodes these proteins:
- the LOC136209747 gene encoding uncharacterized protein: MKKFGSWKGVFSYLRSHPEREWHGAFLPSKSDQFTWMPPTTQPEEVLTPTLRSLFALLSIFAGRNSGHGKESSVISVHIPKGDQLTWIPSTTQLEEVLTPTLLAVAHQTLAKMRGFSNCNKGDSSSSHPPTIRSGPREGSSVVKKKWKEFGDEQPVWKRKRSEMDELKSKPICSICEKEFGAWKGVFGHLCSHPEREWRDAFPQPKTDQLTCIPPSTQLEEVLGPTLLARQSPFSPPPQPTSFDLNATLSPENEDKAKDGDD; the protein is encoded by the exons at GAAGAAATTCGGGTCATGGAAAGGAGTCTTCAGTTATCTCCGTTCACATCCCGAAAGGGAGTGGCACGGTGCTTTTCTGCCATCGAAAAGTGATCAATtcacttggatgccacccactacGCAACCTGAGGAGGTACTCACCCCAACTTTGAGGAG tttattcgcacTATTGTCAATTTTTGCGGGAAGAAATTCGGGTCATGGAAAGGAGTCTTCAGTCATCTCCGTTCACATCCCGAAAggtgatcaactcacttggataccatccactacgcaacttgaggaggtactcACCCCGACTTTATTAGCAGTAGCACATCAAACATTGGCTAAAATGAGAGGGTTCTCCAACTGCAACAAAGGagattcctcctcctcccatcCTCCAACCATCCGATCCGGTCCGAGAGAGGGTTCTTCAGTAGTGAAGAAGAAATGGAAGGAATTCGGAGATGAACAACCGGTTTGGAAGAGGAAAAGATCTGAAATGGATGAACTAAAATCGAAACCGATTTGTTCTATCTGCGAGAAGGAATTCGGGGCCTGGAAAGGAGTATTCGGTCATCTTTGTTCACATCCCGAACGGGAGTGGCGCGATGCTTTTCCGCAACCCAAAACTGATCAACTCACTTGCATTCCACCCAGtacgcaacttgaggaggtactcgGTCCGACTTTATTGGCACGTCAGTCTCCTTTTTCGCCTCCACCACAACCGACTAGTTTTGATTTAAATGCCACTCTATCACCGGAAAATGAAGATAAAGCAAAGGATGGTGATGATTAG